Below is a genomic region from Streptomyces sp. RPA4-2.
GCGAGTTCCAGGCGTCCCAGCGGCTGACCGACGCCGCCGCGACCATGGCCGACACTCCCGGAGCACTCCAACTGCGCCTGCTGCAGACCGTGGTGGACGTCTCCGCCGAGAAGAACAGCACCCTCGTGATGCCGTTCCCCGTGGAGATGCTCCGCTTCTTCGAGCACCAGAGCAGGGAAACCGATGGCGAGTCCGGCGGACGGATCGTGCACCGGAGCGCCAGGCGCCGGGCGCTCGCCGTGGGCGCTGTGATCCCTCGACCCGCCACCCCGGCACCTGCCGTCACGCCGTCTGTCTCCCTCCCCGGGGAGCGCGCCGACAGCCGTGCGGAGGTGGCCCGGGAGCGGCTGGACGACTGGCCGACACGATCGGACGCCGAGGAGGCGCTGAGTGGCTGACCGTACGCGGCCGCCGTGGCCGAGTCCGTAGCTCCATAACTCCCCACGAAAATAGGGCGCGTTGACCCGGAAGTCCCGGTTACCGCGGGACCGCACGACATTGCCGTCTACTTCCGCTACCGCGGACAGAAATCCGCCCGCCTGGGCATCGGGAGTGCCGCGTTCGTCGTGGACGGTTCATCGGACCCACTGGCGCTGAGGGCCGTCCTGGGCGTCCGCAACGGAAGCCCCTTCAATGTCAGGGTCGGCTGACACCGCACACGACGAGGCGGCCGCACCGGCCGATGTGCGGCGCCTACGACAGGCTCATGCCTCTCACCATTTCGCCGAGGGCAGTGGTGTCAGCGCCCTGCGGCATCGCGGCTCCCACCCGTAGCGCTCGGTAGGCCCTGCGGGCCGGGAGTTGATGAGTGCCCCAGCAGGCAACGTTCGTCCTGACGATGTCGTTGCCCTGACGAGGGTGAGGGGCTCCGTGATAGCTTCGGCGCCGCCGTGCGCCACGACGAGCCAGGGAGGTGAGACCGATCAACGCTGCGACAGATCGGGCCTCCCTCTCCCGTATGGCCTAGGGACTGCCCGTAGAAGGCACCCCGAAAGGCTTGAAACACCATGCACTTCACCTCCTCGACGTCGTTCGACGGCGTCCGCGAACAGCTCTTCACCCTCGACGGGACTCCCGGCGTGCTCTGGACGCCGGAAGGTGCCACCGGTACGCGGCCGCTCGTCCTGATGGGACACGGCGGCGGACAGCACAAGAAAGCCCCGGACATCCTGGCCCTCGCGTGCCGCATCGTGGCCGAGTGTGGATTCTCGGCCGTGGCGGTCGACGTGCCAGGCCACGGCGACCGGCCGGTGGACGACGAGTACGACCGGATCGCGACCGAGAACCGGGCTCGCGTCGCCGCCGGCGAGGAACTGGCTCCGCTGGTCGCCGGCTTCCAGGCACTGGTGGCCCGCCGGACCGTCCCGGAATGGCGGGCGGTGCTGGACGCGGTCCAGCGGCTCGAGCACGTCGGTCCCGGTCCGGTGGGCTACTGGGGCGTCTCCTTGGGCTGCGGACTCGGCGTTCCGTTCGTTGCCGCCGAACCCCGAGTCCGCGCCGCGGTACTGGGGTTGGGCGGGGCGTTGGCATCGGCTGAGCACGCCGCGCGCGTCACCGTGCCGGTGGAGTTCCTCGTGCAGTGGGACGACGAGCGGGTGCCGCGGGCCCAAGGGCTGGCGCTGTTCGACGCGTTGGCCTCGGCGGAGAAGACGCTCCACGTCAACGTCGGCAGGCACGGGGAGGTCCCGGCCTTCGAACGGGACAGCACACTGAGGTTCTTCGCCCGGCATCTCGCCTGACGCTCGGCGTCGGACGCCACAGACATCAGGGCCCGGCTCCGCGGTGTCGCGGCGCGCGGGAAACAGGCACCGTGACGCGCCGTGCCCTGCCCTGTCGCCGTTGGGACATGTCGCATCCGTGACAGCTGAGATCAGTGACATGTCCCGTGACACCAGCGGATTCTGTCGAACAGCGCATGACCTCGAGCTGTATGAAGGGTGCTTGACTGATGGCATGGATGCGCCTATCGGCGGCTATATCGACCGTATTGGTGGCGACGATCGGGGGTGTATCACCCGTTTCGGCCGGGACGAGCGCGGACACGACGGCGCGAATCACCGCCCGCGACAAGGCGGTCTCCGCCACTGTGCGACTACTGACCGGCGACCGGGTGACGGTGACCACGCTGCCCGGCGGACGCCACACCGCGTCGGTGCAGCCCGGACCAGGGCGCGAGAGCATCCCCTTCAGGACACTGGAGGGGAACGACAAGGCGCTCACCGTGCTGCCGTCCGACGCCGAGGCGCTGGTGACCGCGGGCACACTGGACCGTCGGCTCTTCG
It encodes:
- a CDS encoding alpha/beta hydrolase; its protein translation is MHFTSSTSFDGVREQLFTLDGTPGVLWTPEGATGTRPLVLMGHGGGQHKKAPDILALACRIVAECGFSAVAVDVPGHGDRPVDDEYDRIATENRARVAAGEELAPLVAGFQALVARRTVPEWRAVLDAVQRLEHVGPGPVGYWGVSLGCGLGVPFVAAEPRVRAAVLGLGGALASAEHAARVTVPVEFLVQWDDERVPRAQGLALFDALASAEKTLHVNVGRHGEVPAFERDSTLRFFARHLA